A window of Hemiscyllium ocellatum isolate sHemOce1 chromosome 35, sHemOce1.pat.X.cur, whole genome shotgun sequence genomic DNA:
TAGCTACTATAAAAAATGTCTCAGCTACTGCAAAAGATTGAAGGAAACATGAATACATTTTACTGGGGGAAAGATCTGTCTAAGATGTTTATACTTAAGTAAGAGGGCAAACTGATAGATTCAATGAAGATAAAGATAGttttgagtcacagagtcatccagcatggaaacagacccttttttccaaccagtccataccgaacaTAAAGGATTGgagactctggaggcaggaaacacgtttccgctgatgggtgagtcccgaaccagaagacacagcttaaaaataaggggtaggccatttaggacagagctgaggagaaacttctgcacccagagagtggtggttgtgttgaatgctctgccccagaaggcagtggaggcccaatctccggattcatttaagaaagggtTGGATAGAGTTttcaaggataatggaatcaagggttatggagataaggcaggaacaggatactgatggaggatgatcagccatgatcataatgaatggtggtgcaggctcgaagggcagaatggcctactcctgcacctattgtctattgtcaaactaaattagtcccacctgcctgctcctggcacatatccctctaaacctttcttagtCATTGTTTTTAGACATTGTCATTGGACCCACATTCAATATTTCTTCGGGAAGTTCATTCCGCATCCCGTGTAGCAAATTGCCTCTCGTCTTTTCtacatctctctcctctcaccttaaaaatgtgcccccagccTTCAAatccccccatcctagggaaaagacaactttcATTAACTCTATACATCTCactattttataagtttctatcaGGCTGTCTCTCAACTTCCCACAGTCCCGTGGCAAATGTCCGAGCCTATCCAaccttcctttataactcaaagcttccatacccggcaacggcatggtaaatctcttctggaccctctccagtttaataaaatgCTTCCAAAAACttgctgaccagaactggacacagtattccagaaaaggacTTACCAATGTCCTTCCAAGGAATCTGAAAATGAGTCTGTGAACATCATCCAGTTACACATAAATAAAATGGGGAGTTCAGGAAAAAGGCAATTATCAAGAAAGTGATGAGAATGTACAATCCACTGTCTCGCACTGTAATTTGAGGAAAATATACTGAACAGGAAAGTAGAGAATCCCATGATGGAGAAAGGAGCAGAGGGAGATAGTGACAGGGGGAATGAAGGAGGATGGGTCTCTGCATCATGTTaggacagctgcaaatgtgttgctggtcaaagcacagcaggccaggcagcatctcaggaatagagaattcgacgtttattcctgatgaagggcttatgctcgaaacgtcgaattctctattcctgagatgctgcctggcctgctgtgctttgaccagcaacacatttgcagctgtgatctccagcatctgcagacctcattttttactcatgttAGGACAGTTCACAGTCATACTttcactgaactgaactgaaataTAATCTCTCACCTTCAGAAATATCACTCCATCCTTTTGTTCCAACTGTTTTTCTAACTTGGAAAGTTTCTGCTGAAGAGAATTTAAATGCTTTTGAATTACATAAAGGTTTTGCTCCATTGTTTTGAGAATGTTTTCCTCTTGTTCCCGGATATCTCGGAGTaaactctgctctctctcagtCAGCATCTGATGCATTTTGACAAACTCGGATTTGATGTCGGTCTGCACACGGCTGGATTCTTCCTATCAGGAGAAATGTTAACACAATATGTTTCTGCAAAAAGACAACAAATGACCCAATCAAATGCTGAAGCTGAGCTCAGGGAGATTTTACCCGAATTTGGGAAatcttctgtttctgctgctgctgcattTTGAGAGTCGCCCATTTCTTCCCTGTCAGAGAATCCAAGGAAGATTTCACCTGATCCTGGGATTGGGAGAGAAAGTCAGAAAATAAAAGTGTGAGACCATGAAAATGTGATGAAATAATCAGTGGGTGAAATCTCCTTTTACCTTGTAGATTCCAACAGCGTCTTTAATCGGCAGGAAGTTGTGAGATTTGTGTTCCGGTGAAACTACACAAATCACACACATCAATTTCTTGTCAGTTTCACAAAACAGCTTCAGTTCTTCCTGATGTTCCTCACAGTGATGTTTACTTTCCTTCTCTTCTGGATTCAGACTTAATCTTCGAGCTTTCTCGGCCAGATTCGCTAAGGCCCGGTTTCCTCTGAGGTTTCTGTCCGGAATCTCCTGTCTACATTCCGGGCAGgagtttctctctctatctccccaacTCCGGGTGATACAGGAGCGGCAGAAGTTGTGTTCACAATCCAGTATAACCGGATCAGTGAagaaatccagacaaatgggacaGATTACCTCCTCGGTCAAACTGTGCACCTGCTGTCTGGAAGCCATCTTCACCCTCAGCACCTGGCTGATTCGAACCGCTTTCACTTTCAGGGTTCCCGCACTGCTGAAGACATTCAACTCAGTCACTCCCTCAGCGCGTTCGCTGCAAAATATCATTGGTGAATTCTTGTTTCTCTCCCGCCCACTCTGAGAGGCGGAGACAACTCCCAGAGCAGAAGGAGGAATAAACAGTGTTAGAGCAGCGGCACTGAAGCCGGGAGATGAGGGGGAACGTGGGTTAGTTTGGGGGCGGGGATGTTTTCCTGGGAGTGACTGGCAGCCTGCTGCTCTCCTTCATATCCTTCAGTCCCAAATGCAGCCCCAGGCACGAATGGCCAAGCTGACTTTGTGGGAAACACAAACTGAAACATATTGCCCAGcgcctcctcatctctctcctacAATCCACCAGGATCCTCTCAATCCTCACTTTGGGAGTCACTGCACAGAACTGAAGAGCCTCATCCCTGGTCCCGTTATGGGAAATCTCCCCTTGTACCAGCCGTTCAGCCTTGGCACCCTTACAAAAGGGTGGGCTCAGAATTAGCTGCATCTTGGGCGGGAGGCCAGAGGGAATCTTGCTGGTGCCCTTTCCACCATGTCATTGGGCTCGCTGCTGATTTCCACTAAATACAGCGGACAGTCCAGGGAATAGCTTCTCCCCCCCCCCAGAACATTCAACCCCAACCAAACTGTACCCACAACAGCAATTCTCCCTCAGAGTGTATGTCCCCCTCTCAGagaaggggcaggaggaggacTTCGGAGGACATGAGTTCTCCATCAGACCCAGTCTTCTTCACTTCAGTGGGCACCGCATTCTCACCTCGCCATCTAATTGTGTTCTCTGGCTGAAAGAGGATCCAGTTTCAGCAGCAAAGACTTATAGATCAATGATCacccaggattagattagattgattAGAATACCTACActattgaaacaggcccttcggcccaacaagtctacaccgaccctctaaagagtgacccaggctcattcccctaccctatatttacccctcactaatacacctagcactatggacaatatagcatggccaattcacctaacctgcacatctttggattgtgagaggaaaccggagcagccggaggaaacccatgcagacagagggaggaggtacaaactccacgcagaatcacccaaggtgggaaccgaacctggatccctggcactgtcaggcagcagtgcaaccgctgaaccaccgtgctgcccctcaaTTTACCATCGAGCCAATATCAAATCTCAGAGTCCAGGATAGCCCAgtctcaatccctccattcagcACAGCAGCTTTTCCCAGACATGGGCTCAGTTCCCAAGAGATTAGTGCTGTGGATCCTATTGACTCTCCTCCCACTGAATAGGCCCATGAGAAACCTTTCAGAAAACCAGCAGCCCACGATGGGAGCTGGCTGTGCTCCAGCCCCAAAACTAATCCTCCTCATTGGAGTCCCATTACCTTGGAGCCAGGAAATATGTATCTCCCATTTACCTGGAGTGAGATTCAATCCAGTTCTCAGAGCTGGAAGGCGAATTCCACATCCCAGTCCACCCCCTTCTGAAAAGAAGATTCTTTTCACTTGTCCATGAGTTTGTCAGAATATCAAATCACTTTATGCATTGCTTCCGAAGCAGATCACCATTCCTGCAACAAACTGGCCAGATTTGACACAAGCTTTTCCTGATCTTGAGATggagagagtcatagaatcaaagagatgtacagcacggaagcagacctatcattccaacttgtccatgctgactagttttcctaacctaatctagtcccttttgccagcacttggcccatatccctctaaacacttcctatgcatatacccatccagatgccttttaaatgctgtacttgtaccagcctccaccacttcctctggttttGAGGTATTTAGATTGAATAGAAAAACAGATTACTATGATTTCCATCCCAAGGAACTGTCTCCCAGTGACTGTGCTGGGGGTGACTGGTTCTCTGTGGCTGAGCTTGCTCAACATCTTCCTGGCAGCTGCTGGATGTGTCTTAGGAGCAGTCCTCTAGAAACATTCCTACAGCTTGGAGAGAAGTCATTCCTTAGATCACCCAGACTGTGTGTGATGACAATATGGTCTTCCTTTAATGGGGTAGCTGAATGGAACCTGGCAACATTCAACTCATTTCATCTGGTGGGAAGGAGCTGTCAAAAGTGAAATGGAAACCCAGTGTAAGTCTAAAGGAAACAGTAAAGGAGGGTGGAGGAGGGACTAGACATGACCTGGAACTGAATGTGCAATGAATAAATGGAGCTACACAACAGGAAAGTAAATACATCATTCAAAATCAAACAGGACTAATGCAATTCAGCTCATTCCCAGACATTAGTCACTTTCaatcattttgatttgatttgatttatttattgtcatgtacctaagtacagtgtaAACTTTTGATTTACACACAGTACATGCGTATCGTGCCAAACAAAGATGCAAAGATCAtggggtgattgaacagagtgaggaatacaaagttatatGTGCAAAGAAGGTTGGGTCTGAGAGGGATGCTGTTATCTGGGTCAGTTTTTGCACGATGCCTCATCAACTGGGAACTGATGTGTGATCCTGGAGGGCAA
This region includes:
- the LOC132832726 gene encoding nuclear factor 7, brain-like, with translation MASRQQVHSLTEEVICPICLDFFTDPVILDCEHNFCRSCITRSWGDRERNSCPECRQEIPDRNLRGNRALANLAEKARRLSLNPEEKESKHHCEEHQEELKLFCETDKKLMCVICVVSPEHKSHNFLPIKDAVGIYKDQVKSSLDSLTGKKWATLKMQQQQKQKISQIREESSRVQTDIKSEFVKMHQMLTEREQSLLRDIREQEENILKTMEQNLYVIQKHLNSLQQKLSKLEKQLEQKDGVIFLKEEAFQKRRINDMTHELSITDGILSTEKFENLFPFAVWNTTKPVSVTVDVETASPYFEVSEDLMRLRRTGTQRSLPYTKKRFTYWASALGSEGFTSGRHYWEVEVPEAPGWSLGVASESVERKTCVSLIPGNGFWIVGRDWDNCYINLPSFLCARQILRKVGVCLSYESGTVSFYNADTKSHLRTFTRNRFTEKLYPFFGIWNKDQFLRICHARDGAL